DNA from Plectropomus leopardus isolate mb chromosome 11, YSFRI_Pleo_2.0, whole genome shotgun sequence:
GTctggaaaatttgtttttttttctcaccacaCTGGCAGAGCTTTTGCTGTCTATTGTTTATGAAAAATGATGACTGAACGTTGGATTAATTGTTCAGGTTGGTGCGTTTACAGCATGTTAAACACACTTTGCTCTGCACAGCTGCATACTTCTATTTTAGCTGCTCCTGTGACAGTGAGAGACGCCCTCAGGAGCAGCTTCAGGGGCAGGTGGTCAGACGTTCACTCGCCCcagcttcatttttctttccagtCACTCGCCTGTTTCTCCAGCCTCGAGGCTactgctgctgcctcctccGGTGCTCTGCACTCTGGTGTTAGTGTGGAAGGTCGTGCTGAGATGTGGAGGTTGGACTATTTAAAGCAGTTCATGTGCCATGAAGGGCGAACTCCACAGGGCAGGTTTACAGTCCCACCAAACACTACAGCAGGTGATCAGCATTTTAACGAGCAGAGGAAACAGTCTAATTATCGGCGACATTGTCTGATATGACATTTGGTTGGAGTGCAAACGAGCAGatcctctgtcctctgctgcacAAGATGGGTATCTGAAGTTCAGTCTTAGTGCGAAAAGGACAAGCATGCATTTCAAACCCAGGACGATTTCAGCTGAATGATTCTCTTGtaaaacacaatcaaacagACTGTTAACTGCAAATATAATGGCCCTGTTCTACCCCTCCACAATACCCAGTGCTAGTTGGGGCATAAagaaacagcataatttggtcACTGACCAGCGGTGGTTGTTAAGCTTTTAACAAAGCAGGAAAGATCCTGAGCAGAGTCTGTTGTGATGAAAGAGGAGTGAGGACAGCACTGAAAATTGCACAGAGGGATTTTGTAACAGCCTGAAGGCAGAGGAGGCTGTATTAGACAGATCTGCAAAAagcaatcttaaaaaaaaaaagcttcactGACCAGCTCAGAAAATGAATCAGCACAACTATTAAGgattaacaaaatataaaagtccTGTTAAACCAGAGCTTAACAGTGTTTGTTATTATCTGTGCTATCCCTGCGGCACTGCACCAGCCTGTCAACTATTACAGCACTATCTAAATAGCACaatttgaaagtaaaagtaagcaATACTTTGTGTGTAATTCAAACATACAGCAAATTGATcgctttaaaaagctttttcaaaaatgttataaatcaGAGTTGATGTTTAAGACCATAGTTTGTAAATTTCACTGGCTCAGATACCTACTATTGCTAGTCtcatttgtggtgttttgtttttttcattttgtggttgtgtCTGTTCTTATTTTGTGCCTTTCATTAtgtcttttctttattgtaaataaaagagagagagagagagaaatcattCAGAATCGATGCAGTAAAGCTGAGAATGAACACCTGCTCACAATGATCAGATTTTGAAGATCTGAGCTTCAATTTAACGAGTAgcttgacattttgggaaatgtgctaatttgctttcttgcagaggGTTAGACGAGACGACTGCATCCTGCTGCTGATTAATCAAGAGATAGTCAAAGCATGTAACTCCCTGTAAAGGcacaaattgtttgtttttcagccaaGCTGGTGTTAGGCATTCATCCCGTCTCCCCTCGGAGTGAATTTAGGGATACATTTCAAGGAGCTGTATGTGAAATTCAGAGTATTAACATAGTAGCAAACAAGTGTTTGCTATGTAAAGACATAGTGGACTAGTGGCATTCCCATCTGAGTGTGtggtaatctgagcttctctgctaGCTGAAGTCATAGTCTGCCCACATACATGAGTTCCTGTGAGTGTGTCCCACTGACCAGCTAACCCCCGCCACTATGCACTGTGCAAATATGGAACATGTCCAAAGGGGCATTTTTGGACACGCTTCTTTTCAGCATTGGCTGCTTGATGGGTGTGCCACTAGGCCTGTGGGCTGTCTGCTCCTAAATTTCAAATTGGACCAATATGGTGGCTTGTTTGGAAGCTTTCTCTTATACTACGAAAACGGTTCGGCaaaatgggcctcatgcagcaacttCCTCTTAATTTTCTcctaatattaattttaatattctCTTAGAATGGATCCTAAtgttctggtaagagaaaatataagctccagatgcaccaaacattCTTAACCActctgaccaggtgtgctcaatgcTGAACCACACTTGATCATAGGAagcacaggtaacgccccctaaacactatttaagggcaggttttgtgccgtgtgcaagacacatgaacaagactggagacatgacaccaaaaaaaggtTGTAAGAAAAAGAACTTCTGCAGGAGTGAACTTGACGTACTGTGAAATAAACTTCAACAAAGTGAATGTGATTTCAGTGGAATGAATACAAAATTGTCTTACATGATTATAATAGCTGTCAATAGCCCCTGAATCATAGATAtgctgaatgtcacatacagctccttcAATTTGTCTTTGGTTTATGAGCAAATACCTGAAAACTAAtcacattcccatcagcctcagcttttctttgtgttttgtgctaattagaaaatatttgcatgccaacacaataaattaaaatgggGAATATGTTAAGCATTACCCCTTCTGAACATCAGGATGTTAGCAGAgtcacacaaagacacatttcacactTGATCAAAACAGATTTGACAGAATGACTCCAGGTGCACACTGAGTGGAGAAAGACTGCAGAGCATTCTCAAACCCGCTGCCCCTGGAGATCAGCTCTAATGCTCTGTTTAAAAATAGCCACCTGGGCTGCAGATTAGAGTTTGCCGAGCCCTTCATTATACTGCTCACAGGTGTTCTTAAGAGACGCTGCCAGCCTGAGCTGCATCTTACCCTCTGACAGCGTGGAGGAGGCGCAGCGAGGGAAAGGCGGTGCGGACATCCACGGTGTGCAGCAGGATGAGACGGAGGGCCCATTCCACCCGCTCCTCTCCCCCCTTGGCCATGAAGGCTGGGATCCACAGCACGCTGCCCCGGAGGCTCTGGAGTCGCTGCAGGAAGCGATCCCTCCACTCCTCGCTCACCAGGTCCTGGAAGGCCCGCTGCACCACTGAGGGGTTCATGGTCACCAAGTTGGTGCGCCAGCCCACATCCTGAGAGTACTCCGCCACTGGTGCCAGGTTACACCTGAAAACAAGACATGTCAATTGAGTTCAAAGTCAAGAAATTTGATACTAATTCCTTTAATATGTGgtccctctgtttttttcaaccATACAAATCTGGAAATATAAAGCAAAGTGTAAAACCGTGATCAACCAACACTGCTTCAAACCTGCTTTGTATAAGTACTATACTAAAGTTATTTGTAGGGGACACCAGGTCTATTATATAATAGTGCTGTCAAACGATTAACCCTTTGGGCTCGCttcaatattacacacactcctatcgctctgcacacaaaatgcacttttcaaaatcacgctttaaaaagtattatacaTCAAcatgattttcttctttcattgagttctttttaaccaacattagtcTAAATCATATCAAATAGTCATTACTTTTTagaattgtaaccctttaaatgccaggtttttgccATGATGCTAATAACTGTgttattagataaaaaaaaaccaaaaaaaaaaccaccaaaccaccaaaaattgctgtttgaatgggtttcaatggagcattttttgcacttgtttacacagtgtattttagacttattgtaggagctgagctggaaattccaagattaaacaaaaatagaaaatcttgCCAAAACGTATGCCACAGCATGAACActgccaaaattatcaaaaaaataaagattgaaAAGCGTAaaaaatgcgccaaacagtcccaAACAGTCCCTGGGGCGTTAATTTTGGAAATTCCAAtaaattgcagaatttcaataatCAATCATGATTTATCACATATTATAATCAccttttcaattccattattttactttcaaaatgaactccatattgacaaggtaaagcaattcttacaaGATTGTCTTGGCTATGCAGTTTTCCCACTGCCAAAATTTACCTCAACTTTGACAAGCTAGCATGACACTGGTTAGCACAactggattcctcaggtcttcgaatttcatatgataccagtatcatctcTAACTTTAGAACTCAGCTTGGTACAACCAGGAATGTCAGCTACCgataaatgcaatttaaacaaaataaagttacatacaCTATGATCACTATGATCAAATCGCCATTAACACATTATCACTTACAGCCCTGTTGTATAGATAACACTGCTAATTCTCTCACAAGCTTCCTTTAAGCTCAGATGCTGTGACCTACAGCCCATACAGAGCGAGCAGAAATGTTCTTCTTACATTTCTCTTTGTATTAACACACGTGTGCCTAGGAAGGAAGAGGCTGAAATGTCTCGATGTGCAGTGGACTGTTGTTAATGAGTTAATTAAAGTGCTCGGCCTATATGTGATTTCAAACAGCCTTTGGTTCTGGCTGACAGCACCCTAAAGGATTCCTCAATATAAAGAAAGTAAGTGGAGCCTTTTCCCAAATTCATTTCGGTATTCTGTGGATGacaaattaaatggaaaaacctgaataaaagTGGAAGAACAAGAAAGATATATAATGCTggattttctgtaaaaacaatgCATAGATTCACACAGAGGTAATCCCTGTCCGTCATCATTTATGACGTGCCAGAGGAGTGTGGTGGTGactttttctgcagagactctgccctctgtctgtattttcttattttcttctgatTTTCTTTACTTGAATCTTTAATTGAACACTCAGGTGAAGTAagggcttaaaaaaaatcttgtagcTGACGGTGCTGCATTGTATATCTTTTATGCAAATGTAACTAATGCAGGACGTGAGGAGGCAGTAACTAGTTTGATACATATGAAAATAACGAGAATCAGTCCTTATGCAGTCCATATTGCTGTGGTCTTCAGTCACGAGACTCCCGCATGAGCTTCATGAAAGCCAAAAATCCACACTTTAATCATACATGTCCTTAAGACTACATGATGATATGCAGCAGCCTAACTGTGACAGGTCTTTATTTTCATGAGCTGATTAAAGTGACCAAAGCTGCCTCTCTGCAATGGCTAATTAACTTCAGACATATACCTTTCTCAAAAACCTTAATCTCCCTGCAGCTCACACACCTGACTGAAacgctttttttcccttcagtttACCACCCATCTGTTTATGTCCTTAAGCTAGTCAGAGCAATTGCCCTACGGAAATTTCCACCAGGAGTGAAATAGAGCTGAAATGCGAGTGAAATTCAGCAAAAAAGCAGAGTGGCATTTTGTTTATTGATGTTAACCTCGGCCTCCAAGTAAACACCAGAAAACACAAAGCCAGTAATTATCATGGTGAAGCATCTCTATTCTGTGCAGCCGTGTGGCAGCAAAACAAACCAGGAGTGCTTCTCTTTAACATCTTAACACATTCTAATTTACACTTGTGTGCAAGGAcataggtttcatttcaacatcaGGGGTGGGGCGCATATGAAACCAGAGGTGTGGGGGTCCTCCACCACAAAATTTTAGGactcaaacacttaatttttctgcattctggtgaatttgtatgcaccaatttgtgctttttaagcATCTATATATGTTGTCTGTCCACCTATCTATTGTCGTCCACTTATCCGAGGCCAGCTAATGGGGGCAGCTGGCTGAGCAAAGTACACCAGaagtccctctccccagcaacactttcagctttggaacttttttttttttaagtgttatcTGCAAATGCATGGAATTCACAGACTGGGACTTTGTGTTATTTCATAGCTTAATGGTTGTTGTACACTCTGAGAGTTAATGTACCTGCTTTAGAAAACAGCTGTTTCAGTATTACACATGAACAGAAAGCGTGACAAATGTGCACCACCGCCTCTAATTTATTTCTGAGAGATCCAATAAATTGCTCACATACGCCGAACCATTACATTCCCACAACGCTGAGCTGAAACAATCTATAACCCCAAAACAGTCAACCTACTTTATGGAAACCCAACATAGagcagagaactatatttagcTGAGGCATTATCTCCCGATCTGATACATGAATGCCAGAGCAAATTCCTCAGCTTCTCAAAATGCCACGTTCACTGTTGTCTGCCTTCAGCCAAACATTACCGCCGTGCCCTGGCGTGATTATCATGCTGCTGTGGTCCAGAAAATCATGACCTCTCCCCATCAGCATAACATCGCAGCACTTAGAAAAGACAAGATGCGCCAACAGCAGAAtcaatttcagaataaaaaggGGGCACACAAGGATTTTGAGGCCTTTTCAGCTATCGATCAATCAGTTCAATGAGGTGCCACCGCATACAGCCACTTCCTGCTCCATTTATGCAACGCTGATTTATTAGAGGATGTTTCTCACAGTGGATTGTGCGTGTTTTGTCAGATTGTCCCCAGCTGTATACAGAATCCAAATcagaatactttttttgtgcaactttCATTACAATATGACCCCAGACAGATTTATTTTCCTCCAACGACAAGTATGAAGAGTGATAAATAACCCACTCAGCCACTCCTTAAACACTAAACAGAGGCGGCTGATGACTTCACAAACCCGACTCTCTGGTAAATGAGAGCAGGACCCCTGAGAGCACCGGTGTTTCTCCAAAAAAGCACAatgttttttctgctgcaaagtcttttcaaaaatgtcagcTTAATGTATAATCATGCATTTAATTGCACTCAGTTCGGAAGCtcttttttccaacttttaaatcattaaaaagctTTGACAGCTTTTTCACAAGTGCAATTAATATGCTTCCAGCTGTGTGAGCACCAACTCTAAACCTGAATTAAACTCGGGAAGGCGATTATCATTCCAATGTGAATTATACTCTCGGTTAGAGTGAGATAAacttaaaactgaaactaatgTGCTAATCCATTTCAATTACGGCCCACTTTGACTCgtgtgttttatgatttatCTAAAGTGGAAGAAGACTTCCAGCCCTGAAATCACTTATGCTCTTTCTGCAGGGTGGTAAAAAACACACCTGATAACGAAGTCATGAGAGTCGATGTCAGGTCCACAGCTGCTGTTGAGCAGGATCCCAGAGTTCCCCACGATGGCGCAGCGCCTGTGATGTTGGTTCTTCATGGGGGATACAGTTGGCAAAAGACGGTAGAGATTTTCAGAGATGTTTGTGGTGCTGTGGCGATCAAACACATAGTGGATGATGTCTCCTGGTTTCAGCGTGCCCTTCAGAATGGAGATGTCTCTCTCCGGATCCAGAAATCTCAAAATGTTCTTTCTGTGAGAAGAGAAAATACACAGCAGTTATGAAACGCTCTGCTTGGCTGAGTGTGAAAATATGTTGAGACAATAATAGAGGGAGTGATAAGTCTGCCTGATGAGGTTAGAGAGGGTCTTGTTGAAGGTCCAGCCGTTTGTCGAGAGCCTGGCGGTGCTGTTGTAGCTCGGACTGAGATGATTTATGTCCTTCAATCTTGTCAAAGTGGTCGGATCCGGTGCCGCAGCCTTTCTACATAAGAATGGAACGCCATGTTATTGACACATGATTGTGgattaacataaaacaaaagccaTGTTCATAGGTCCATATATTGTGTgactttctccctcttttctccccccagttattttcatttttcccgTCTGAATCAAGTTTCTAAGAATAAAGGGTGTCATGTTCTCTACAGATTGAACATTTATTCATGTACAAATATTCCTAAGTAAATAaagctttgcttttttatgctACTATATACTAATACTCCTCTACATGCATTGCACTTTTCTGTTGCACTACGCTCATGGATGGATTAGTTGAGCTACAGAGCCAGGGGCCCCCTggtcacttgcaaaatgtcactgataTTAGGCAGGTttacattaaccctcaaattgtgcaaaatgaaattgtggatataaaatatgcctaatggaaacacgtcaattttggaaaaactctcatttatcaccaaaaaagtttttgcgctcgcatgaggtggtatttcaggcgatttcgaaaaagccatatttcgcaaaactgcagtCGATTTTTTCACAGTCGCATAACAACACTctatggaaatgcagtcatcttcAACTGTGTTTaatcaacatttccaaaatattatttgagttttgtgaaaatctgtaatggaaacctgcctactaaCACCTACCACcctcaaaataacataaaatgaccacaaagacagaaaaaaacacaaaaagatgccaAGGGCCCCATCTTTTCTTAATCCACCCATGACTACAACTCATTTCATAGCGTCATATCTACTCATTGCACTGTGCAGGAAGATTTTACATACAAAGAttataatatactgtaaaacaCTCATGAGGCTACATACTGCATAATGAttacttttcattcttcatatACATTTTAGTGACATCAGGCATACAACaatatgaaaatttaatgtCACGATTATCTAAACCAAAACAACCGAGATTCACAATatatataatcatcaaaatatgctttagagtcataaaaaaacatactctAAAACATACTGCAATCACTTAACCtaacagac
Protein-coding regions in this window:
- the st8sia2 gene encoding alpha-2,8-sialyltransferase 8B; the encoded protein is MPLVLRTLLFGFVTLLVVVLIIDDIAEVEEETANSGHSKKTNLHRLIPKPHRKAAAPDPTTLTRLKDINHLSPSYNSTARLSTNGWTFNKTLSNLIRKNILRFLDPERDISILKGTLKPGDIIHYVFDRHSTTNISENLYRLLPTVSPMKNQHHRRCAIVGNSGILLNSSCGPDIDSHDFVIRCNLAPVAEYSQDVGWRTNLVTMNPSVVQRAFQDLVSEEWRDRFLQRLQSLRGSVLWIPAFMAKGGEERVEWALRLILLHTVDVRTAFPSLRLLHAVRGYWLTNNVHIKRPTTGLLMYTMATRFCEEIHLYGFWPFPLDLQGKPVKYHYYDTLKYEYTSSSSPHTMPLEFRTLSALHRLGALRLHTGACDADRRPQKELQSKSP